The following is a genomic window from Bacteroidota bacterium.
TATTTGGGAAATGATACAACTATTTATAATACCGATTCTTTATTGCTCGATGCTGGTACCGGATTTTTAAGTTATTTATGGGATTCTGGTTCTAATAATCAAACTTATTTAGTTGAAGGACCTATAGTTGGAGTAGGAACTTATAATTATTATGTAGTTGTGTCAGACACGAATTCATGTTCAAGTAGCGATACAATTGAAATTACAATTGATTTTAATATATTAGTCATTAATGATTTAAATAATGTTGTAAAGATATTTCCAAATCCTGCTGCTGAATATTTTATTGTTCAATCTGAGAAGCTGATTAATGCTAAAATAAGATTATACGATCTTAGTGGAAAGATTATTTTAGTTGATCGAATTGACGGTTATCAGAAAAATATCGATATCAAAGCGGTAAATCCTGGAGCTTATCTAATTGAAATAATTTATAATGACATACCTTATAGAGCAAAGATTATAATTAAATAATCCTTGCTAATTGGGGGCTGAATCATGCTATATTGCTATATTTAAACATATAATTTAAAAGAAGAAATATTATGAAAATGAAACTTTTTGGCAAAGCCAATACAAAAAAAGACGGATCGTGTATGACTGATTTGGAAAATGAAATTAACGATTGGTTGAAAAATAACCCAAATATTGAAATATTAGATATTAAACAATCAGCCAGCGGAGGAAGTTTTCACGATACAAAACTTTTTGTTACTGTTTGGTATGAAGAAGGAGAATAGTTTATTTAGGGGACTTCTAAAAATGCAAATTTCTTCGTTGTTTCTAAATTTCAAAATCCTTGTTTACAATAGTAAACTGCGGTTTTAAAATATC
Proteins encoded in this region:
- a CDS encoding T9SS type A sorting domain-containing protein, whose product is GDSMFLEGSWQTTAGVYYDIFSTFQFCDSIVEYTLSVNDSYFAQNAISICEGDSMFLEGSWQTTAGVYYDIFSTFQFCDSIVEYTLSVNDNYFAQNALSICEGDSMFLEGSWQTNAGVYFDTLSTLQFCDSVVENTLSINAIPNVYLGNDTTIYNTDSLLLDAGTGFLSYLWDSGSNNQTYLVEGPIVGVGTYNYYVVVSDTNSCSSSDTIEITIDFNILVINDLNNVVKIFPNPAAEYFIVQSEKLINAKIRLYDLSGKIILVDRIDGYQKNIDIKAVNPGAYLIEIIYNDIPYRAKIIIK